The region GTCGGGTTGGCCAACATCGACTGGCAGATGCCAAACAGCGACCAGGCCGTACGGGCACTCGCACTGCCCCGGCCGACCGACCAGAGCCGCTGGATGTCCGGCACGCTGATCACGAACACCCGCGCACCGGGCAGACCCGACTTCAGCCGGTTGAGCGCCGCGTCGACGTTCGCCCGGTAGGTGCCGACCGGCGTCATGGTCGACTCGGAGCCGGTGCAGATGTCGTTGGCGCCGATCAGCACGGTGACGTACTGGACGCCACGGGCGACCGCGCTGTTGGCCTGACCGAGCAGGTCCGAGGAGTCGGCCCCGGTCGCGGACTCGTTGTAGTTGCGTCCGTTGATGGCCGGGTTGGTGGCCCGCAGGCGCAGGTAGTGGGAGTTCACCGACGAGTCGTCGCCGGTGCTGAACGAGCGCGAGGTGCAGTCGACGTACCAGCCGCAGGCGTTGAAGCCGCGGGTGATCGAATCGCCGAGACTGGACATCGAGGCCGGCGGGGGGCCGGGGTCGGCGGCGGCGGGGACGGCGCCGACGACGACCGAGCCGACCAGTACGGCGAGGGCGGTGAGCAGGGACAGGGTGCGTCGGGACAGGGACATGGGGGCCTCCGGATCACGGTTGCCTGGTGGTGGCGGATACGGGTGCCGCGAGCATATAGACCGAGATCGTTGTACACAATGTGCTGGCGGCACCCGTGAGGGCCCGCCCGGGTGGTGATCCGGCAGCTCAGTCCACCCGGCTGGGCTCGGCCGCCGCGCCGTCGCCGGACGGCAGTCGCGTCGGGGCGAGCCGGGCGCTGATCGCCACCACCAACGGCCAGATCGACTCGGTCCCGGCGGCGAACCGCTCGGTCAGCCCGATCCACGGACCACGGCTGAACATCTCCACGCCGAACCAGACGCAGAGCCCGATCGGGATCAGGCTGGCGAGGATCGCCGCCGGTCGGCGTACCACCCAGGGGCGGCGGGAGCCCGGCGATCCGGGGTCGGCCCAGGTCGGCCAGAACCGGTTGCGCAGCGCCACCGCGGACGCCACCGGCCAGAGGGCGAGCGCGACGAAGGCGGTCCCGGCGACGAAGGCGTGCTCACCCGACCCGCCGTTCTCCGGCTGCGGAAACAGGGCCACCAGGCCGGTGGCGATCCCGCCGAGGGAGAGCAGGATCCGGCCCAGCACCCCGACCACCACCAACCCGGCCGCGGTGACCAGGTAACACGCCCCGGCGGCGGCCAGGCCGAGCTGCATGATCCACGGGTCGGTCGCGCCGGGCCCGGCCAGCACGCTGATGGTGTCGAACACCGGGTCGTAGTGATCGGGTTGGCGCGCCGCCCCGGCGGTCCAACCGCCGATCAGAAAGAACGGGGCACCGATGGCGGAGAGTAGGGCCCACCACGGCACCGGTCGCATTCGGTCACCGTACTGCGGAGCATCGGTGCAGGTCCGGCGATTGCGGACGGTCGGCGAGCCCCACCGGTAGGCACCATCAGTGACGCGCGCCCAGCTCCAGTGCCGCGACTCCGGCGATCACCAGCACCAGTCCGCCGACCTGGATCCAGGTGAGGCTGTCACCGAGGAACGCGGCGCCGATCACCGCGACCAGGGCCACCCCGATCGCCGACCAGACCCCGTACGCCACACCGACCGGCATGCCGCGCTTGAGCACCTCGGCGAGCAGCGCGAACGCGATGACGTAGCCGACCACGACGATGATCGACGGCACCAGCTTCGAGAACCCCTCGGAGATCCGCAGCGCGATCGTCGCGGTCACCTCACTGAGGATCGCGATGCCCAACAAGATCCACATCATCCGCGTCCCCCCGGTTCCGGCCTCGAACGCGAACCCTATGCGCGTTCGCGTACCCGCCGACGGGAAGCCCCCCGATTCACCGCTGCGCCGACATCGCCTGCTCGTGCAGGGCGCGACGGATCACGGCGAGGTCGGTGCCGGCCGCGCTGACCTGCACCCCCGGCCCGCCGGCCAACGGCATCCGAGCCGCGTACGCCCCGACCGGCGCCGCCGCCGGCACCCCGCTCACCGCCCACTCCGGCTCGACCCGCAGCAGTGTCCCGACGACCGACGCACCGCCGAGCACGGCCGACCCCGCCCAGCCCGGCGAACCCTGCCCCACCGCCAGGGCGTTGCGCAGCAGCGTACGGCCGGCGTACCAGACGCTGGTGTCGATCCGTACGTCACCGACCCGCTCGCCGTGCCGCCCACAGACCAGTTCCTCGCGCCAGACCAGGGCCGCGCCGTCCGCCAGCGTCACCATCGAACGGGACAGGTGATCACAGCGGGCCGCCCCGATCAGCGGCTCGGGCAGCCAGCGCAGCCGCCCGCCCGCGCCGACCCGGGCGGCCACGTCCAGCCGGGACTGCCCGCCGGTCGCCCCCGGCAACGCCAGCGACGCCGCCACCGTCCGTACGCACAGCAGCGCCCCGGCACCGACCTCGATCTCGATCCGCAACCGGTCCCCGCCCAGCGGTCCGGCCGCGCCGCCGACCAGGTGCACCTGCACCTCACCCGGTTCGCCGTCGGGCACGGTACGCCGCAGCAGCAGCGGGGCCTCCCCGCGCAGCTCGGTCAGCCTGGTTCTGCCCGAGCCGTCCACCCCTGCCACGATCCGGGCAACCGCCCGCATCAGTACGGAGCCGGCTGCCGTACGCCGCGCCGCTCCGGGTTGGCGACGAGGGCGCGTACCCAGTCCGCGACGGGTGTCGCCGCCCGGTCCTGGACCAGGGAGAGGAACACCGTCGGCAGGTCGCCCCGGCGGGCCGCCGCGTCCCGCGCCATCACCGACAGGTCCGCCCCGACCAGCGGCGCCAGATCCGTCTTGTTGATCACGAGCAGGTCGGCGCCGGTCACACCCGGCCCGCCCTTGCGCGGAACCTTGTCGCCGCCGGCCACGTCGACCACGAAGATCTGCTGGTCGATCAGCCCCTTGCTGAACGTCGCCGTCAGGTTGTCCCCGCCGCTCTCCACCAGCACCAGGTCCAGCGGCCCGAGCGTCGCCTCCAACTCCTCGACCGCGTCGAGGTTGGCCGAGATGTCGTCCCGGATAGCGGTGTGCGGGCAGCAACCGGTCTCCACCGCCCGGATCCGCTCGGCCGGCAGCACCCCGTGCCGGAGCAGGAAGTCCGCGTCCTCGGTGGTATAGATGTCGTTGGTCACCACCGCCAGCCGCAGCTCCGCCGACAACGTCCGACACAACGCCGCGACCAGCGCGGTCTTGCCGGAACCGACCGGCCCGCCGATCCCGATCCGCACCGCCCGACCACCGTCGGCCAGCGGTGGATGCGGATCCACTCCCGGATCGGGATGGGTGTGCGGCGGCTCGTCCGGATCGTGCACGTGCGGCGTCCCGACCGGGTGAGAACTATCAGGATGCAAAGAGACGCACCTCCTGGCTCGCGTGCAGTTCGGCGCCGATCTCCAGCAGGACAGCGGAGTCGGCGGGCAGGTTGTCGACCGGATCACCGACCCGGTCGGCCGCGTCAGCCGCCAACCGGTCGCACTCGCCGGCCAGGCCGGCGAGCAGAGCATGGACCGCGTACGGATCAAGACCGAGCAGCCGTACGGCGGCACTGGCCGGACCACTGACCGACCCGTACGCGCTGGCCACCGCCGCCTCGGTCGGGCCCAGCCCGGCGGCGGCCGCCACCAGGCCGAGAGCCACCGGCTGATGCAGACCGGTCGGGGACGCCCCGACCGGCACCGCCACCGGGCCGAAGATCGCCCGTCCGGCGCGTACCAGTGCCCTGCCCTGGGCCCTGGACGTGCGCCGCAGCGCGGGTGAGGGCGTACGCGCGTCCAGGCCGTCGTCCAGGTCACCGGCCGGCACCCGGCCGGCGCAGGCCGATG is a window of Micromonospora sp. NBC_01699 DNA encoding:
- the ureG gene encoding urease accessory protein UreG, with product MHDPDEPPHTHPDPGVDPHPPLADGGRAVRIGIGGPVGSGKTALVAALCRTLSAELRLAVVTNDIYTTEDADFLLRHGVLPAERIRAVETGCCPHTAIRDDISANLDAVEELEATLGPLDLVLVESGGDNLTATFSKGLIDQQIFVVDVAGGDKVPRKGGPGVTGADLLVINKTDLAPLVGADLSVMARDAAARRGDLPTVFLSLVQDRAATPVADWVRALVANPERRGVRQPAPY
- a CDS encoding DMT family transporter, with the translated sequence MLGIAILSEVTATIALRISEGFSKLVPSIIVVVGYVIAFALLAEVLKRGMPVGVAYGVWSAIGVALVAVIGAAFLGDSLTWIQVGGLVLVIAGVAALELGARH
- a CDS encoding DUF998 domain-containing protein, whose amino-acid sequence is MRPVPWWALLSAIGAPFFLIGGWTAGAARQPDHYDPVFDTISVLAGPGATDPWIMQLGLAAAGACYLVTAAGLVVVGVLGRILLSLGGIATGLVALFPQPENGGSGEHAFVAGTAFVALALWPVASAVALRNRFWPTWADPGSPGSRRPWVVRRPAAILASLIPIGLCVWFGVEMFSRGPWIGLTERFAAGTESIWPLVVAISARLAPTRLPSGDGAAAEPSRVD
- a CDS encoding SGNH/GDSL hydrolase family protein, with amino-acid sequence MSLSRRTLSLLTALAVLVGSVVVGAVPAAADPGPPPASMSSLGDSITRGFNACGWYVDCTSRSFSTGDDSSVNSHYLRLRATNPAINGRNYNESATGADSSDLLGQANSAVARGVQYVTVLIGANDICTGSESTMTPVGTYRANVDAALNRLKSGLPGARVFVISVPDIQRLWSVGRGSASARTAWSLFGICQSMLANPTSNAQADVDRRSRVRQRVVDYNTQLAQACAAYGGNCTFDNNVVFNYPFALNQISGWDYFHPNAAGQQVLANVTYAAGFGW
- a CDS encoding urease accessory protein UreD, with product MAGVDGSGRTRLTELRGEAPLLLRRTVPDGEPGEVQVHLVGGAAGPLGGDRLRIEIEVGAGALLCVRTVAASLALPGATGGQSRLDVAARVGAGGRLRWLPEPLIGAARCDHLSRSMVTLADGAALVWREELVCGRHGERVGDVRIDTSVWYAGRTLLRNALAVGQGSPGWAGSAVLGGASVVGTLLRVEPEWAVSGVPAAAPVGAYAARMPLAGGPGVQVSAAGTDLAVIRRALHEQAMSAQR
- a CDS encoding urease accessory protein UreF; this encodes MSSLATLLVLADGRLPAGSHAHSGGLESAVATGRLRDLAGLAEFLRGRLATTGRVGAAFAASACAGRVPAGDLDDGLDARTPSPALRRTSRAQGRALVRAGRAIFGPVAVPVGASPTGLHQPVALGLVAAAAGLGPTEAAVASAYGSVSGPASAAVRLLGLDPYAVHALLAGLAGECDRLAADAADRVGDPVDNLPADSAVLLEIGAELHASQEVRLFAS